The Actinomycetota bacterium genome window below encodes:
- a CDS encoding FAD-binding oxidoreductase codes for MRGRDVIVVGGGVVGCACARELALRGLRVTLVERSDLAAGASGRNHGLLLTPTDPALVPMATAALEAYRDVAEHQPDLVRIASEPMGFLIVASSDADAERVPAEAEADAAAACGVQVEHLVGQDLRRAEPGLGPDYAEGWLLRDGRLVDPASLTVAMALAAREAGAEILRNLPVRSLLVRGDAVRGVIADEGPIEADHVVVAAGPWTGSLLRPLGIHLPVTPARGFLVHLGPAPALLRHVVETGGWHPLPGQDPMPGVLAGVAAAAPSEPFFGTLMQQNPDGTVLAGSSREAALGAEPEDPSVPREILRRAIRLVPALEGVRVIGSWWGVRPMTPDARPIVGRLREGLTVATGHGGQGVILAGGTAPLVAALVLGREPPFPSEPFGPSRFDPPGPG; via the coding sequence GTGCGAGGGCGTGACGTCATCGTGGTCGGGGGCGGGGTGGTGGGCTGCGCGTGTGCCCGGGAGCTCGCCCTCCGGGGACTGCGGGTCACCTTGGTCGAGCGCAGCGATCTGGCCGCCGGAGCGTCCGGGCGCAACCACGGCCTGCTGCTGACCCCCACCGACCCGGCCCTCGTTCCCATGGCCACGGCCGCCCTGGAGGCCTACCGGGACGTCGCCGAGCACCAGCCCGACCTGGTCAGGATCGCTTCCGAACCCATGGGGTTCCTGATCGTGGCCTCCTCCGACGCCGACGCCGAGCGCGTTCCCGCGGAGGCCGAAGCCGATGCGGCCGCGGCCTGCGGGGTCCAGGTCGAGCACCTGGTGGGCCAGGACCTCCGCCGGGCGGAGCCAGGCCTCGGTCCCGACTACGCCGAGGGCTGGCTGCTGCGGGACGGGCGACTGGTGGACCCGGCCTCGCTCACGGTGGCCATGGCGCTCGCGGCCCGGGAGGCCGGCGCCGAGATCCTCCGGAACCTGCCGGTCCGATCGCTGCTCGTGCGCGGCGACGCCGTTCGGGGCGTGATCGCCGACGAGGGCCCGATCGAGGCCGACCACGTGGTGGTGGCGGCGGGGCCCTGGACCGGATCGCTGCTCCGCCCGCTGGGGATCCATCTTCCCGTGACCCCGGCCCGCGGGTTCCTGGTCCATCTGGGCCCGGCGCCGGCGTTGCTCCGGCACGTGGTGGAGACCGGCGGCTGGCACCCCCTGCCCGGCCAGGACCCCATGCCGGGCGTGCTCGCCGGCGTGGCGGCCGCCGCGCCCTCGGAGCCCTTCTTCGGAACCCTCATGCAGCAGAACCCGGACGGCACGGTCCTGGCGGGATCGTCGCGGGAGGCTGCGCTGGGAGCGGAACCTGAGGACCCGTCGGTCCCCCGGGAGATCCTCCGGCGGGCCATCCGCCTGGTGCCGGCGCTCGAGGGCGTTCGGGTGATCGGCTCGTGGTGGGGGGTCCGGCCGATGACGCCGGACGCCCGCCCCATCGTGGGTCGGCTGCGCGAGGGCCTGACCGTCGCCACCGGCCACGGTGGGCAGGGCGTGATCCTGGCCGGGGGCACCGCGCCGCTGGTGGCCGCGCTGGTCCTGGGCCGGGAGCCGCCCTTTCCCTCGGAGCCGTTCGGGCCGTCGCGGTTCGACCCGCCGGGCCCGGGCTGA
- a CDS encoding threonine synthase: protein MASFVTHLECSRCGRRYGHLEVRNLCECGGPLLVEYDLDAVRGVVRREDLPGRTASMWRYRELLPVEEPVRAVTLGEGFTPLFPLGRLGTSAGLDDLWLKDDGLNPTGTFKARGAAAGMTAAVERGVREVALPTAGNAGAAWAAYGAAAGVAVHVAMPRDAPETVRGQCRRYGAEVTLVDGFIGDAAAVIAEGVRGRGWFDAGTLREPYRIEGKKTLGLEIAEQLDWRLPDAIVYPAGGGVGIIGIWRALNQLAALGWVQGDLPRLIVVQAEGCAPMVKAFHDGAEESEHWPDPHTIAQGLRVPKALGDFLVLRAVRETGGTCVAASDDEIRAAVDDLAAHAGVLACPEGAATLAAAKRLRQSGQLRQADRVVLINTGTGLADTELLRR, encoded by the coding sequence GTGGCATCGTTCGTCACCCACCTGGAGTGCTCGCGGTGCGGCCGCCGGTACGGCCACCTCGAGGTCCGCAACCTGTGCGAATGCGGCGGGCCGTTGCTGGTCGAGTACGACCTCGACGCCGTCCGCGGCGTCGTGCGGCGGGAGGACCTTCCCGGGCGGACCGCCTCGATGTGGCGGTACCGGGAATTGCTTCCCGTCGAGGAGCCGGTGCGAGCCGTGACCCTGGGCGAGGGCTTCACGCCCCTGTTCCCCCTGGGCCGGCTCGGCACGAGCGCCGGCCTCGACGACCTGTGGCTGAAGGACGACGGGCTGAACCCCACCGGTACGTTCAAGGCCCGGGGCGCCGCCGCGGGCATGACCGCGGCCGTGGAGCGCGGGGTCCGCGAGGTGGCCCTTCCAACGGCCGGGAACGCGGGCGCCGCGTGGGCGGCGTACGGAGCGGCCGCCGGCGTCGCCGTGCATGTGGCCATGCCGCGCGACGCCCCCGAGACGGTCCGGGGGCAGTGCCGGCGTTACGGAGCCGAGGTCACCCTGGTCGACGGCTTCATCGGCGACGCGGCGGCCGTGATCGCCGAGGGCGTCCGCGGCCGGGGCTGGTTCGACGCCGGGACCCTCCGCGAGCCCTACCGCATCGAGGGCAAGAAGACCCTCGGTCTGGAGATCGCCGAGCAGCTCGACTGGCGGCTCCCCGACGCGATCGTCTACCCGGCCGGCGGCGGGGTCGGCATCATCGGCATCTGGCGCGCCCTGAACCAGCTCGCCGCCCTGGGCTGGGTCCAGGGCGACCTGCCGCGGCTGATCGTGGTGCAGGCCGAGGGTTGCGCCCCGATGGTGAAGGCGTTCCACGACGGCGCCGAGGAATCGGAGCACTGGCCCGACCCGCACACCATCGCCCAGGGCCTGCGCGTCCCGAAAGCGCTCGGCGACTTCCTGGTCCTCAGGGCGGTCCGGGAAACCGGCGGCACCTGCGTCGCCGCGAGCGACGACGAGATCAGGGCGGCCGTGGACGACCTGGCCGCGCACGCCGGCGTGCTGGCCTGCCCCGAGGGCGCGGCCACCCTCGCGG